In Denticeps clupeoides chromosome 1, fDenClu1.1, whole genome shotgun sequence, a single window of DNA contains:
- the mark2b gene encoding serine/threonine-protein kinase MARK2 isoform X6: MSSRPPLLAVIENSSAQPHSDSKATGRPSMPRCRNSIATTADEQPHIGNYRLLKTIGKGNFAKVKLARHVLTGKEVAVKIIDKTQLNSSSLQKLFREVRIMKLLNHPNIVKLFEVIETEKTLYLVMEYASGGEVFDYLVAHGRMKEKEARAKFRQIVSAVQYCHQKCIVHRDLKAENLLLDADMNIKIADFGFSNEFTVGNKLDTFCGSPPYAAPELFQGKKYDGPEVDVWSLGVILYTLVSGSLPFDGQNLKELRERVLRGKYRIPFYMSTDCENLLKKFLILNPTKRGSLEQIMKDRWMNVGHEEEELKPYIEPQPDYKDPKRTDIMLQMGYSQEEIQDSLVNQKYNEVMATYLLLDYRNSELDESGNMSIKPRQGSDLTNSNASSPPHKVQRSVSSNQKPRRATDQVSYTKRPQEDNKRSSEDSGRKGSNSSAKVPPSPIIPGDRKKSSTPSTNSILSTGTSRSRNSPLAERSTLGVHNGKDSLSTPGSRASTASAAAVLSSSSSSSSSRSRHHKSLSTSAHPCPTDLYTQQRPSALGLFRTWLGTLDRSGPNQRPPRRLPLSPEHQQRHGDRPNQLPPGGGQPQHVPRRAAAGRPGPAGLLPGHAGLALAVPRQQPAEAAGGFRHLQQVHVQVCTQEPV; encoded by the exons cCCCATTCAGACTCCAAAGCAACAGGCCGTCCCAGCATGCCGCGGTGCCGGAACTCCATTGCCACGACGGCAGACGAGCAGCCTCACATCGGGAACTACCGGCTGCTGAAGACCATCGGCAAGGGCAACTTCGCCAAGGTCAAGCTGGCCAGACACGTCCTCACAGGGAAAGAG GTGGCTGTGAAGATAATAGACAAGACCCAGCTGAACTCATCTAGTCTCCAAAAA CTCTTCCGGGAAGTGAGGATCATGAAGCTGTTAAACCACCCCAACATAG TTAAGCTGTTTGAGGTGATCGAGACGGAGAAGACGCTGTATTTGGTGATGGAGTACGCCAGCGGAG GTGAAGTTTTCGATTACCTCGTCGCTCATGGGAGGATGAAAGAGAAGGAAGCCCGTGCCAAATTCAGACAG ATTGTGTCTGCAGTTCAGTACTGCCATCAGAAGTGCATTGTACACAGGGACCTTAAG GCTGAGAACCTCCTCCTTGACGCCGATATGAACATCAAGATCGCCGACTTCGGCTTCAGCAACGAGTTCACCGTGGGCAACAAGCTGGACACGTTCTGCGGCAGCCCGCCGTACGCCGCCCCCGAGCTCTTCCAGGGAAAGAAGTACGATGGTCCCGAAGTGGACGTCTGGAGCCTGGGGGTCATCCTGTACACGCTAGTCAGCGGCTCGCTGCCCTTTGATGGACAGAACCTTAAG GAGCTGCGGGAACGTGTGTTGAGGGGCAAATACCGGATCCCCTTCTACATGTCCACCGACTGCGAGAACCTGCTGAAGAAGTTCCTCATCCTCAACCCCACCAAGAGGGGCAGTCTGGAG CAGATCATGAAGGATCGCTGGATGAACGTGGGccacgaggaggaggagctgaagccGTACATTGAACCCCAGCCCGACTACAAGGACCCCAAGAGGACAG ACATTATGCTTCAGATGGGATACTCCCAGGAGGAGATCCAGGACTCTCTAGTCAACCAAAAATACAATGAGGTCATGGCGACCTACTTACTACTGGACTACAGAAACTCAGAG CTGGATGAGAGTGGCAACATGTCCATTAAACCCCGACAAGGAAGTGACCTCACCAACAGCAATGCCTCGTCACCTCCTCACAAAGTACAACGGAGTGTCTCGTCCAATCAGAAGCCCCGGAGGGCGACAGATCAGG TCTCGTACACTAAACGACCTCAGGAGGACAACAAGCGCAGCTCTGAGGATTCCGGCAGGAAAGGCTCCAACAGCTCGGCCAAAGTTCCACCCAGTCCCATCATCCCCGGCGACCGCAAGAAGAGCTCCACCCCCTCCACG AACTCCATCTTGTCTACTGGCACGAGTCGCAGCAGAAACTCCCCACTTGCCGAGAGATCCACGCTGGGGGTCCACAACGGCAAGGACAG CCTGAGCACCCCTGGGTCCCGTGCCTCCACAGCCTCGGCAGCTGCcgtgctctcctcctcctcatcctcctcttcctcacgtTCCCGACATCACAAGTCCCTGTCCACCTCAGCTCACCCCTGTCCCACTGACCTGTACACACAGCAGCGCCCCAG TGCGCTCGGCCTCTTCAGAACCTGGTTGGGGACGCTTGACCGAAG TGGCCCTAACCAGCGGCCCCCCCGGCGCCTCCCCCTCAGCCCAGAACATCAGCAGCGCCATGGCGATAGACCGAACCAACTTCCCCCGGGGGGTGGCCAGCCGCAGCACGTTCCACGCCGGGCAGCAGCGGGGCGCCCGGGACCAGCAGGGCTCCTACCCGGGCACGCCGGCCTCGCCCTCGCTGTCCCACGGCAACAGCCAGCAGAGGCGGCCGGCGGCTTCCGGCATCTTCAGCAAGTTCACGTCCAAGTTTGTACGCAG GAGCCCGTATGA
- the mark2b gene encoding serine/threonine-protein kinase MARK2 isoform X5, whose amino-acid sequence MSSRPPLLAVIENSSAQPHSDSKATGRPSMPRCRNSIATTADEQPHIGNYRLLKTIGKGNFAKVKLARHVLTGKEVAVKIIDKTQLNSSSLQKLFREVRIMKLLNHPNIVKLFEVIETEKTLYLVMEYASGGEVFDYLVAHGRMKEKEARAKFRQIVSAVQYCHQKCIVHRDLKAENLLLDADMNIKIADFGFSNEFTVGNKLDTFCGSPPYAAPELFQGKKYDGPEVDVWSLGVILYTLVSGSLPFDGQNLKELRERVLRGKYRIPFYMSTDCENLLKKFLILNPTKRGSLEQIMKDRWMNVGHEEEELKPYIEPQPDYKDPKRTDIMLQMGYSQEEIQDSLVNQKYNEVMATYLLLDYRNSELDESGNMSIKPRQGSDLTNSNASSPPHKVQRSVSSNQKPRRATDQVSYTKRPQEDNKRSSEDSGRKGSNSSAKVPPSPIIPGDRKKSSTPSTNSILSTGTSRSRNSPLAERSTLGVHNGKDSLSTPGSRASTASAAAVLSSSSSSSSSRSRHHKSLSTSAHPCPTDLYTQQRPSALGLFRTWLGTLDRSGPNQRPPRRLPLSPEHQQRHGDRPNQLPPGGGQPQHVPRRAAAGRPGPAGLLPGHAGLALAVPRQQPAEAAGGFRHLQQVHVQVCTQKSLTQVSQKEPV is encoded by the exons cCCCATTCAGACTCCAAAGCAACAGGCCGTCCCAGCATGCCGCGGTGCCGGAACTCCATTGCCACGACGGCAGACGAGCAGCCTCACATCGGGAACTACCGGCTGCTGAAGACCATCGGCAAGGGCAACTTCGCCAAGGTCAAGCTGGCCAGACACGTCCTCACAGGGAAAGAG GTGGCTGTGAAGATAATAGACAAGACCCAGCTGAACTCATCTAGTCTCCAAAAA CTCTTCCGGGAAGTGAGGATCATGAAGCTGTTAAACCACCCCAACATAG TTAAGCTGTTTGAGGTGATCGAGACGGAGAAGACGCTGTATTTGGTGATGGAGTACGCCAGCGGAG GTGAAGTTTTCGATTACCTCGTCGCTCATGGGAGGATGAAAGAGAAGGAAGCCCGTGCCAAATTCAGACAG ATTGTGTCTGCAGTTCAGTACTGCCATCAGAAGTGCATTGTACACAGGGACCTTAAG GCTGAGAACCTCCTCCTTGACGCCGATATGAACATCAAGATCGCCGACTTCGGCTTCAGCAACGAGTTCACCGTGGGCAACAAGCTGGACACGTTCTGCGGCAGCCCGCCGTACGCCGCCCCCGAGCTCTTCCAGGGAAAGAAGTACGATGGTCCCGAAGTGGACGTCTGGAGCCTGGGGGTCATCCTGTACACGCTAGTCAGCGGCTCGCTGCCCTTTGATGGACAGAACCTTAAG GAGCTGCGGGAACGTGTGTTGAGGGGCAAATACCGGATCCCCTTCTACATGTCCACCGACTGCGAGAACCTGCTGAAGAAGTTCCTCATCCTCAACCCCACCAAGAGGGGCAGTCTGGAG CAGATCATGAAGGATCGCTGGATGAACGTGGGccacgaggaggaggagctgaagccGTACATTGAACCCCAGCCCGACTACAAGGACCCCAAGAGGACAG ACATTATGCTTCAGATGGGATACTCCCAGGAGGAGATCCAGGACTCTCTAGTCAACCAAAAATACAATGAGGTCATGGCGACCTACTTACTACTGGACTACAGAAACTCAGAG CTGGATGAGAGTGGCAACATGTCCATTAAACCCCGACAAGGAAGTGACCTCACCAACAGCAATGCCTCGTCACCTCCTCACAAAGTACAACGGAGTGTCTCGTCCAATCAGAAGCCCCGGAGGGCGACAGATCAGG TCTCGTACACTAAACGACCTCAGGAGGACAACAAGCGCAGCTCTGAGGATTCCGGCAGGAAAGGCTCCAACAGCTCGGCCAAAGTTCCACCCAGTCCCATCATCCCCGGCGACCGCAAGAAGAGCTCCACCCCCTCCACG AACTCCATCTTGTCTACTGGCACGAGTCGCAGCAGAAACTCCCCACTTGCCGAGAGATCCACGCTGGGGGTCCACAACGGCAAGGACAG CCTGAGCACCCCTGGGTCCCGTGCCTCCACAGCCTCGGCAGCTGCcgtgctctcctcctcctcatcctcctcttcctcacgtTCCCGACATCACAAGTCCCTGTCCACCTCAGCTCACCCCTGTCCCACTGACCTGTACACACAGCAGCGCCCCAG TGCGCTCGGCCTCTTCAGAACCTGGTTGGGGACGCTTGACCGAAG TGGCCCTAACCAGCGGCCCCCCCGGCGCCTCCCCCTCAGCCCAGAACATCAGCAGCGCCATGGCGATAGACCGAACCAACTTCCCCCGGGGGGTGGCCAGCCGCAGCACGTTCCACGCCGGGCAGCAGCGGGGCGCCCGGGACCAGCAGGGCTCCTACCCGGGCACGCCGGCCTCGCCCTCGCTGTCCCACGGCAACAGCCAGCAGAGGCGGCCGGCGGCTTCCGGCATCTTCAGCAAGTTCACGTCCAAGTTTGTACGCAG AAATCTCTCACTCAGGTTTCCCAGAAG GAGCCCGTATGA